The nucleotide window ATCGAAGCGCGTCGTGACGGACGCAATATTGTGCTCGTCACCGAGCCGAAAAAACATCAAAATCGAACCTGAAAAAATTTACTGGAAGTTATGAAAAACTTTGTGTTTAACTTTTTTATAATGGGCTGAAGCGCCCATTGGTAGCCTTTTTTGAAAAATACTGCCGAGCCTTGTGGCATATGGTGAGGGACTGTTTATAAAAGGCGTAAAAAAAAGCTCTGTTTTTTGTAAAAAAGACTTGCAATTCCGCATTGCGTGTTTTATACTTTAGCTAACTTTTAGGAGAGTTCCTAAAGGCCATTGCACAACAATGATTTACGGTGGTAACGGAGCCTAGTGATAGGTACCATGGTTAGCAAAGAAAGGACATGCGCAATGGGAATTTTAGTTATGATGGCTCTGAATTACTTCGGTATTCAGTTCTGATCCGAGCAGGTCGCTACCGCGACCTCTTTTTTTGCCCAAACTCGTCTTTTAATCCGGTACGGGAGACCGGAAAGGACAGCGGCGGCAATGCAGAATAAATCGTTTTGGATGACTTCTCCCGCCGGGAGAAGTTTTTTATTTTAGGATATGATGGAGGCAGGATGAGCAGATCGCGTTTGATTACCGCTTTAGACGTGAAGTCGCCGGCGGAGATGAAGACACTTGTCGATACGTTGGGCGAGTCGGTATCTTTTTATAAAGTCGGGATGGAACTTTTCTACAGTGCGGGAACCTTGCCTCTGGATTACTTAAAAACGCATAAAAAACATGTATTTTTGGATTTAAAACTACATGATATACCGAATACTGTCGCGCAAGCGGTGGCGGCGTTAACGCGCTTAGGAGCGGATTTACTGAGCGTGCATACGCAGGGCGGCCGTGAAATGATGCAGGCGGCGGCGCGTTCTGCTCAAACAACGGCGGCGGAACTCGGTATCGAACGCCCGCGTCTGGTGGGCATTACGGCCTTGACGAGTTTTTCCGAAACCGGGTGGGAAGAAATCGGCGGCACAGTACCGATTGTTACGCATGTGGAAAAACTCGCGTTATTGGCGAAAGAATCGGGACTCGACGGCGTCGTTTGCTCGCCGCAGGAAGCGGCCCGTTTACGCGCTTTACTCGGACCGGATTTTCTGTTGGTGACACCGGGCGTTCGTCCCGCGTTTGCGTCGCCGGATGATCAGGAACGCATTATGACACCGAAAGATGCGCTGACGGCCGGTTCTTCGTACCTGGTCATCGGCCGACCGATTACGAAAGCGGATGATCCCAAAGCGGCGGCGCAAGCGATTATTGCCGAGATGGAGGAAAGCAAATGAACGAACAGGAAGTACGTCAATTATTAGTGGAAACAAAAGCCATTTTGGAAGGGCATTTCTTACTGACATCGGGATTGCACAGCCCGCTGTATGTCGAAAAGTTTAACGTGCTGCAACAACCCAAGTATACGGAAGCGCTGTGCAAAGAACTCGCGGCGCGGTTTGCGGACCAAAAAGTAGATACCGTCTTGGGGCCGATGACGGGCGGTATTTTGCTCGCGCATGAAGTCGGTAAAGCGCTCGGCACGCGCGCGATTTTCACGGAACGCGAAAACGGCAAGATGACGTTGCGTCGCGGTTTCAAGCTCTCGCCGGGGGAACGAGTATTGATTGTCGAAGATATTGTGACGACCGGAGGCTCAGTGCGCGAAGTCATTGACGTGGTCAAGGCGGCGAACGCGGACATTGTCGGCGTGGGTTTGCTGGTCGATCGGTCGGGCGGTCGCGCGGATTTCGGTGTGCCGAATGAAAAGGTCCAGGCACTTTTAAAACTTGACGTGCAGACGTACGCGCCGGAAGATTGCCCGCTTTGCCAAGAAGGAACACCGCTGACGGAACGCGGCAGCAAACATTTAAAAGCGTAACCGGTAAAAATTACTTTGCAAAAAAGCCTTTGCGATCGCAAGGGCTTTTTTATTGCGGCGTTTCGTTTTCACGGTTACAATGAAGGCAAAGAAGAGATCAACGAGCGTTAGCGCGAGGAAATGGAGCTTATTATGGCACAACAAAGAAAAAGACGTCGGCCCGATGGCAGAAGTCATCCGAAGGGATCGTTTACCCAGCGTCGTCGCGGGTTTTCCCTGTGGGGGATATTGCTGTTTATTGTCGTCGCTTGCGGAGCGTGGTGGTATTTCGGCATGCAGGACTCGAATCAGGTCGTCGGGGAAAAGGCGAAACCGTTGCCGCAAAAACCGAAAGTCACGCAAAGTATTGCCGATTATCGTCCGGCTATCGACAATTTGGCGGCACGTCTGGTGACAAAATTGGAAGCCGAAGGCGCGAAAGTGGAAGGGGAAACGCCGGTCAAAAAAGAAGTGAAATGGGAAGAAACCGGCGGTCGTATTCGCTGGTCGGCGCGCAACCTGATCGTCACGCCGAGCCGATCGCTGGATTTGCCGAAACTGATCGAAGCCTTGCCCGATACGGCAGGGAAAATAACGCTCAGCGCAGCGCACGAAGATACCTGGCATGAAGACTCCGTCGAACGGTATGACGTGACGTTGAAAGACCGTCCGAAACAGGACGAAATCACGATGATTATCGCGCATTTATATGTGTACCCGGTCAAAGAGACACAGGCCGCAGGAACAGCCAAACAGCCGGCCGACGCGCCGCCGAAAACGCCGAAAGTAACGCCGCGCGCCGGCGGAACGGCTAAACTCGCTATCCTGATTGACGATGCGGGCACGGATCTGGAGTCGCAGGCGGTATACGCTTCCATCGGACGACCGTTTTCGCTGGCTGTGATGCCGAATATGGCGCATACAGGCGCGGCGGTAGCGCAAGCGGCGGAGCAGGGTTTTGAAATCATGTTGCATCTGCCGATGGAGCCTGTTTCCGGCAGCGGTATGGAAGCGGGCACGCTGTTGACCACGATGTCGGTAACGGATATTGCCGACCGTACCAAAGCGGCGCTGGCGCAAGTACCGGGAGCGGTTGGAGTCAACAACCACCAAGGATCGAAGTTTACCGCAACGCGCGGCGCTATGTTACCCGTATTGCAAATTCTCAGAGATCGCGGTCTCTTTTATGTCGACAGCGCCACCTCGGCCGATTCGATCGGCAGTTCGTTGGCGGGTGAAATGGGGATCGCGACCCGCAGAAACGAATTATTTATCGATAATGACAGCAGCGTCGCGGCCATTTGTGAACGTTTGCGGCAAGCGGCCGCCATGGCGCAACGCGACGGATCGGCGCTGGTAATCGGACACTGCCGCCCGAATACGGCGGAAGCGGTGCGTCAAATGGTGCCGGAACTGGAAGCGCAAGGCATTGAATTGGTTTATGTTTCGCAATTGGTAGGGTAACGGATGGAATTGTTTT belongs to Negativicoccus succinicivorans and includes:
- the pyrF gene encoding orotidine-5'-phosphate decarboxylase, translated to MSRSRLITALDVKSPAEMKTLVDTLGESVSFYKVGMELFYSAGTLPLDYLKTHKKHVFLDLKLHDIPNTVAQAVAALTRLGADLLSVHTQGGREMMQAAARSAQTTAAELGIERPRLVGITALTSFSETGWEEIGGTVPIVTHVEKLALLAKESGLDGVVCSPQEAARLRALLGPDFLLVTPGVRPAFASPDDQERIMTPKDALTAGSSYLVIGRPITKADDPKAAAQAIIAEMEESK
- the pyrE gene encoding orotate phosphoribosyltransferase, encoding MNEQEVRQLLVETKAILEGHFLLTSGLHSPLYVEKFNVLQQPKYTEALCKELAARFADQKVDTVLGPMTGGILLAHEVGKALGTRAIFTERENGKMTLRRGFKLSPGERVLIVEDIVTTGGSVREVIDVVKAANADIVGVGLLVDRSGGRADFGVPNEKVQALLKLDVQTYAPEDCPLCQEGTPLTERGSKHLKA
- a CDS encoding divergent polysaccharide deacetylase family protein encodes the protein MAQQRKRRRPDGRSHPKGSFTQRRRGFSLWGILLFIVVACGAWWYFGMQDSNQVVGEKAKPLPQKPKVTQSIADYRPAIDNLAARLVTKLEAEGAKVEGETPVKKEVKWEETGGRIRWSARNLIVTPSRSLDLPKLIEALPDTAGKITLSAAHEDTWHEDSVERYDVTLKDRPKQDEITMIIAHLYVYPVKETQAAGTAKQPADAPPKTPKVTPRAGGTAKLAILIDDAGTDLESQAVYASIGRPFSLAVMPNMAHTGAAVAQAAEQGFEIMLHLPMEPVSGSGMEAGTLLTTMSVTDIADRTKAALAQVPGAVGVNNHQGSKFTATRGAMLPVLQILRDRGLFYVDSATSADSIGSSLAGEMGIATRRNELFIDNDSSVAAICERLRQAAAMAQRDGSALVIGHCRPNTAEAVRQMVPELEAQGIELVYVSQLVG